CCGCAAGCTCCTTCACGCTGTCGGTGTAGGTCGCTGAAAAAAAGAGTGTCTGACGCCTGCCGGGCAAAAGCCGTAATATCCTTCTGATATCGTGAATGAATCCCATGTCGAGCATCCGATCCGCCTCGTCCAGCACCAGAATTTCCACGCGGGAAAGATTGACGGTTCCCCGATTCTGGTGGTCCAAAAGCCTTCCGGGAGTCGCGACCAGAATATCGACACCCCGCTTGAGGCGGCTTATCTGGGAATGTATCCCGACCCCGCCGAAGACAACCGCGGAACGAAGCCGGAGATTTTTTCCATAGTGGCGGACGCTTTCTCCCACCTGCGCAGCCAGTTCCCGTGTGGGGGCAAGAATGAGGGCGCGGGGACATAATCCCCCCGAAGATTCCCTGTTTAACATTTGAAGCATGGGCAGGGTAAAGGCCGCCGTTTTCCCGGTCCCTGTCTGGGCGCCGGCAAGAATGTCGCTTCCTTTAAGGATGACCGGTATCGCCCTTTCCTGAATAGCTGTCGGGCTGCTGTAGCCCCGTGCTGCGACCGCACTGATCAATTCGGCCTCGAGGCCGAGTTCCTGAAATCTCATATAATAACTCCATTATAGACCTCACCGGTATACCCGGAAAGGATGTTGATTACAGAAAATGTTTTAAGCTTTTAATGGATGTATATATATAAAGGTAGATATATTAATTATTCACCAAAACTCATTACTATTTCTGTCTATTCATACGAATATGCTCAATAATACATCCGAATCGGAAAAAAAGCAATACCTTCACGAAAAAAAAGTGCAAAATGTCTGGTTTACGACAAAAAAAAGATAAAAATCGTCTTTTATGAAACCAACCTTCACCCCGATGCGTATACTCCAATATACATAAACGGTATTTTTTTAAAGAACATAATAAAAAAGGCGGATATGGAACATAAAAACAAGCATCAAACGAAAAGGAAAACCAATTTCCGGTATTGTCGGTTTCTCACCACCACAGGCGCCATGCTTATCTGGTCGCTTCTCGCGGGTACTGCGTTCTTTTTTTATGTGAAATATCATGAACTTCTCTATCTCGTTATTACGATATTGATCGTGTTGATCGGCGTATCGAATCTGGCGGGTAATATTATTGCGAAGGCGGTGCGGAATGAATCAAAAAAAGAAAACCATCATTAACAGAAAAAACCTTCTTGTTGCGCTGTTTTATATGGTAACGGCGGCGATACTCTTTCTCGCTTTTTTTCTGACGGGGAAGGATGAGAATTTTGTGGGCCCGATATGGAAAATCCTCTTCATTTTTCTCGCCCCCCTCATATTACGGCTGTTCGTCTATATTTTCCTCGGCCCGTGGTATTCGGTCGCTATGGCGATAAAGGACGCGCGGCTTTCGCGGGAGCGGAAGAATTATACGCCCAGGGTATCGCTTCTCCTGCCGGCGTGGAACGAGGAAGTCGGCATTATCCCGACGATCCAATCCGCGCTTGAGAGCGATTACCGGAACCTCGAAATCATCGTCATCAATGACGGCTCGACGGACAATACCGATTCACTCGTGAGGCAGTTCATCGCACGCAATGTGAAGCGTATTCGGGAAAGCGGGAAATCGATCGTCTACGAATACAAGACGAACGGCGGAAAGGCAAAAGCCCTGAACAGGGGGATCACCCTCTCCTCCGGCGATATCATCATCACGATCGACGCCGATTGCATCCTCGAACCCTCGGCAATTTCGAACTTCGTCAAACGCTTCCGGGACCCGAAGGTAATGTGCGTTGCAGGAAACATCATGGTGGGAAACACGAACACGCTGCTCGGAATCGTTCAGTTCTTCGAATACCTCTTCTCCTTCTACCTGAAAAAAGTCGACTCCCTTCTCAATACCATCTATATCGTCGGCGGGGCGGCAGCCGCTTACCGGCGGAGCGTGTTCGAACAATTCGGCTATTTTTCGGCGGACACGATCACCGAGGACATCGATCTATCCATACGGATTCAGGACGCGGGTATGAAGATCGAATTCGCCGCCGACGCTGTCGTCTACACGGAAGGCGCGACCGACCTCGGGGGTCTGCTCAAGCAACGGCTGCGTTGGAAACGGGGTAGAATCGATACCTTCTGGAAATACAGGTACCTCTTCTTCAGCACGAAGAAACGCCACAACAAACTGTTCACATGCGTGGTCCTCCCATTTTCAGTCTATTCGGAACTGGAACTTTTTCTCGAGGTATATATCGTCGGCCTTTTTATAATGCACCTGATTCTTTCACACAA
The DNA window shown above is from Spirochaetales bacterium and carries:
- a CDS encoding glycosyltransferase; this translates as MNQKKKTIINRKNLLVALFYMVTAAILFLAFFLTGKDENFVGPIWKILFIFLAPLILRLFVYIFLGPWYSVAMAIKDARLSRERKNYTPRVSLLLPAWNEEVGIIPTIQSALESDYRNLEIIVINDGSTDNTDSLVRQFIARNVKRIRESGKSIVYEYKTNGGKAKALNRGITLSSGDIIITIDADCILEPSAISNFVKRFRDPKVMCVAGNIMVGNTNTLLGIVQFFEYLFSFYLKKVDSLLNTIYIVGGAAAAYRRSVFEQFGYFSADTITEDIDLSIRIQDAGMKIEFAADAVVYTEGATDLGGLLKQRLRWKRGRIDTFWKYRYLFFSTKKRHNKLFTCVVLPFSVYSELELFLEVYIVGLFIMHLILSHNFSGFLIGLAILAFLFYLILSSPCNRKHFGPNVKYIFVGWMLFYIAIFVEYNALVKSIVGFMKKDEIRWQCWKRKGVFGE